One region of Polynucleobacter sp. SHI8 genomic DNA includes:
- a CDS encoding NADH-quinone oxidoreductase subunit D, with translation MAEIKNYTLNFGPQHPAAHGVLRLVLELDGEVIQRADPHIGLLHRATEKLAETRTWIQNVPYMDRLDYVSMMANEHAYVMAIEKLLQIDVPERAQYIRVMFDEITRLLNHLLWIGCHGLDVGAMAIFLYAFREREDLFDMYEAVSGARMHAAYYRPGGVYRDLPDQMPQYTANKIRGEKAIKKINENRTGSLLDFIEDFTNRFPGYVDEYETLLTDNRIWKQRLVGIGVVTPERALQLGFTGAMLRGSGIEWDLRKKQPYEVYDKLKFDIPVGVNGDSYDRYLVRVEEMRQSNNIIKQCITWLRANPGPVISDNHKVAVPNRVDMKSNMEELIHHFKLFTEGIHVPPGQAYAAVEHPKGEFGIYAISDGANKPYRLKIRAPGFPHLAALDEMARGHMIADAVTIIGTQDIVFGEIDR, from the coding sequence ATGGCAGAAATTAAAAATTACACCCTAAATTTTGGACCACAGCATCCTGCCGCACACGGTGTGTTGCGATTGGTTTTGGAGTTAGATGGCGAAGTGATTCAGCGCGCGGATCCACATATTGGATTATTGCACCGTGCTACTGAAAAATTAGCAGAGACAAGAACTTGGATTCAGAATGTGCCTTACATGGATCGTCTCGATTATGTTTCGATGATGGCCAATGAGCATGCTTATGTCATGGCGATTGAAAAATTATTGCAAATTGATGTTCCAGAGCGCGCACAATATATTCGTGTCATGTTTGACGAAATCACGCGACTCCTCAATCACTTGTTATGGATTGGATGTCACGGCTTAGACGTTGGCGCAATGGCAATTTTCCTTTACGCGTTTAGAGAGCGTGAAGATTTATTTGATATGTATGAGGCAGTATCTGGAGCGCGTATGCACGCGGCATACTACCGACCAGGCGGGGTCTATCGTGATTTGCCTGATCAAATGCCACAGTACACAGCGAATAAGATTCGTGGTGAAAAAGCAATTAAAAAGATTAATGAAAATCGAACAGGTTCCTTACTCGATTTTATTGAAGATTTTACGAACCGTTTTCCTGGTTATGTGGACGAATATGAAACATTGCTTACCGATAACAGGATTTGGAAACAGCGCTTGGTTGGAATTGGCGTCGTCACTCCAGAGCGTGCATTGCAATTAGGCTTTACTGGCGCAATGTTACGTGGTTCCGGAATTGAATGGGATTTACGTAAGAAGCAACCTTATGAAGTCTATGACAAGCTTAAATTTGATATTCCAGTTGGTGTGAATGGTGATAGTTATGATCGCTATTTAGTTCGCGTGGAAGAAATGCGTCAATCGAATAACATCATTAAACAATGTATTACCTGGTTAAGAGCGAATCCTGGGCCCGTCATTAGTGATAACCATAAAGTAGCTGTACCTAATCGTGTGGATATGAAATCCAATATGGAAGAGTTGATCCATCACTTTAAGTTATTTACTGAGGGTATTCATGTGCCGCCGGGTCAAGCTTATGCTGCGGTAGAGCATCCTAAAGGTGAGTTTGGTATTTATGCAATCTCTGATGGAGCTAATAAGCCTTATCGTTTAAAAATTCGCGCCCCAGGTTTCCCTCATTTAGCGGCTTTAGATGAAATGGCAAGAGGTCACATGATTGCAGATGCTGTGACCATTATTGGCACCCAAGATATTGTGTTTGGCGAAATAGATCGTTAG
- the nuoE gene encoding NADH-quinone oxidoreductase subunit NuoE produces the protein MLSENSLKEIARNVAKYPAEQKQSAVMAALAVAQDEYGWLTADAIAEVATILDMPAIWVQEVATFYNMYNTVETGKFKLSVCTNLPCELSGGKRAAEYLKQKLGIGFGETTTCGTFTLVEGECMGACGDAPVALVNNKRMCSWMTNDKIDALLDELSADQKVTG, from the coding sequence ATGCTGTCGGAAAATTCTTTAAAGGAAATTGCTCGAAATGTAGCAAAGTATCCAGCTGAGCAAAAGCAATCAGCTGTTATGGCTGCATTAGCAGTAGCTCAGGATGAGTATGGATGGTTAACAGCTGATGCGATTGCTGAGGTAGCTACGATATTAGACATGCCTGCTATCTGGGTTCAAGAAGTTGCTACTTTTTATAATATGTATAACACCGTAGAAACTGGCAAATTTAAATTATCCGTTTGTACCAACCTCCCATGTGAGTTGTCTGGTGGCAAACGCGCTGCAGAATATTTGAAGCAAAAGCTGGGTATTGGATTTGGTGAAACCACCACATGCGGTACATTTACCCTTGTAGAGGGAGAGTGTATGGGGGCTTGTGGAGACGCACCTGTGGCGCTAGTGAACAATAAAAGAATGTGTAGTTGGATGACAAACGACAAAATTGATGCGCTGTTGGATGAGTTGTCTGCTGATCAGAAAGTGACGGGATAA